From the genome of Syntrophobacterales bacterium, one region includes:
- a CDS encoding TRAP transporter substrate-binding protein, translated as MKKSALLSGIVSVLMFLLIGVSMTYAEPLTIRFSSGAPENHFLTRQYIEWAKLIEKNSKGDIKVEVYHSAQLYRDNEVIKAVQTGGVESGGAFTMYLENQLVPALKVYMMPYLFHNVDETWNVYKSDVGAGWKQTAERKGVKLLAMVAMPSPDDQIIMTTKKPVKVPADIKGLVIRGASPEHAMAIKKWGAGPSFLSGAEVYMGLQRNIINGAVNSIATYVDRKLYEAAPYVILTPISVVHTFIVINKVFFDKLSPERQKVIMEASAEIENNTVPFAKKTLTESMEKAKKKGNIYLPTAAEALIWREGMSDLWEEATKGNKDVVDVLNKTRIILKR; from the coding sequence GCGGCGCTCCGGAGAATCATTTTCTCACCAGGCAATACATTGAATGGGCAAAGCTGATTGAAAAAAACTCGAAGGGGGATATCAAGGTCGAGGTGTACCATTCCGCCCAGCTCTACCGGGATAACGAGGTGATCAAGGCCGTGCAGACGGGTGGCGTGGAATCCGGCGGTGCTTTTACCATGTATCTGGAAAATCAGCTTGTTCCGGCATTGAAGGTATATATGATGCCTTATCTTTTCCACAACGTCGATGAAACCTGGAATGTATATAAATCAGACGTTGGCGCGGGGTGGAAACAAACAGCGGAACGAAAAGGAGTTAAACTTCTTGCCATGGTTGCGATGCCCTCCCCGGACGACCAGATTATCATGACCACCAAGAAGCCTGTGAAAGTGCCAGCCGATATCAAAGGGCTTGTGATCAGAGGGGCAAGTCCGGAACATGCGATGGCAATCAAAAAGTGGGGTGCCGGGCCATCATTTCTCTCCGGCGCCGAGGTTTACATGGGGCTCCAGCGCAACATCATCAATGGCGCCGTGAATTCCATAGCCACTTATGTGGATAGAAAACTCTATGAAGCTGCCCCTTACGTCATCCTGACGCCTATATCCGTCGTTCACACCTTCATTGTTATAAATAAGGTTTTCTTTGATAAACTCAGCCCAGAGAGGCAGAAGGTCATTATGGAGGCCAGCGCTGAAATAGAAAACAACACTGTTCCGTTTGCTAAAAAAACGCTGACAGAGAGCATGGAAAAGGCAAAGAAAAAAGGAAATATATATCTACCAACAGCAGCCGAGGCGCTCATCTGGCGGGAAGGCATGTCTGACCTCTGGGAAGAAGCAACCAAAGGGAATAAGGATGTCGTGGACGTCCTTAATAAAACACGTATTATCCTAAAAAGATAG